A segment of the Actinomycetota bacterium genome:
ACATCGACGAGATCGCGGCGATCCTCGCCGAGGCCGGCCACGAGGACGCGAAGGTCGGCGTCTGCCCCAAGTCCGGCCACGACCTGCTCGTGAAGAGCTCGGCGAAGGTCAGAGGCCAGTTCGTCGGATGCGCCGGGTGGCCCGATTGCGACGTGACCTACCCGCTGCCGCAGGGCAAGGTCGAGCCCGCAGGCGAGCTGTGCGCCGAATGCGGGACGCCCCGCGTGTCGATCACGCAGTTCCGCTCGAAGCCCGTCGTGCGCTGCCTCGACCCCGCGTGCCCGACGAACCACGAGCCGACCATCGACATCGGCGCGTGCCCGGCGTGCTCCGCTGCCGGCCGCGAGGGGCGCATCATCGCGCAGCGGTCCGCCAAGACGCTGAAGCGCTTCGCCCGCTGCAGCGAGTACGAGGAGTGCAAGACCTCGTACCCGCTCATCACCCACGGTGACATCGAGACGACCGCCGAGCCGTGCGAGACGTGCGGCGCGCCTGTGATCGTGGTGACGACGCGCCGCGGTCCGTGGCGGATGTGCGTGTCGCCGGATTGCCCCTCGCGCGAGGCGGGGAAGAAGTCTACGTCAGGATCGTCGAGGGCCCGCACGCCGCGGGCGAAGGGGACGCGGCGGTCCCGCTAGGCGAGGGGGCCTTCATGCGCGTCGCCGTCATCCAGCCCGCCCAGTCCGAGGTCTCCGCGAGCGGCCACGCCGCCTTCCATCACC
Coding sequences within it:
- a CDS encoding DNA topoisomerase, which codes for KATRHSIIERLYEVRYIENDPAQPTCLGRGVVEALGKYAERITTPGMTHELEDEMDAIAGGSSTRAAVVGHSRALLADVMTALIANIDEIAAILAEAGHEDAKVGVCPKSGHDLLVKSSAKVRGQFVGCAGWPDCDVTYPLPQGKVEPAGELCAECGTPRVSITQFRSKPVVRCLDPACPTNHEPTIDIGACPACSAAGREGRIIAQRSAKTLKRFARCSEYEECKTSYPLITHGDIETTAEPCETCGAPVIVVTTRRGPWRMCVSPDCPSREAGKKSTSGSSRARTPRAKGTRRSR